In Poecile atricapillus isolate bPoeAtr1 chromosome 9, bPoeAtr1.hap1, whole genome shotgun sequence, the following are encoded in one genomic region:
- the MUSTN1 gene encoding musculoskeletal embryonic nuclear protein 1, whose translation MSQPAPVKKKRPPVKEEDLKGARGNLAKNQEIKSKTYQVMRQCEQMGSAAPSVFSRARTGGETVFEKPKNEPAKSVFG comes from the exons ATGTCACAG CCAGCCCCTGTGAAAAAGAAGCGTCCTCCAGTGAAGGAAGAAGACCTCAAAGGAGCCAGAGGAAACCTTGCCAAAAACCAGGAAATTAAATCCAAAACCTACCAAGTGATGAGGCAGTGTG aaCAAATGGGCTCCGCAGCACCTTCTGTATTCAGCCGGGCTCGGACAGGAGGTGAAACAGTCTTTGAGAAACCGAAGAATGAGCCAGCCAAGAGCGTCTTTGGCTGA